The Magnetospirillum sp. XM-1 genomic interval CCGCGAAGCGGCATCCGTGTCCATCCGTGTTCCATGACCAGATGAAACCCGCATTGGCTCCGCCATTCGGGTCTCTCATGAAAATTTAAACCGGACACCCGTGGGCTTGACCCGGGGTCCAGGGGGAGCAGTCCAAATGCTCCTGGGTCCCGGATCAAGTCCGAGACGACGAGGCGAAGAGCTCTAACAGGCCGCGCCTCACCCCTCGCCGCGCTGCTTGGCCAGCACGTATTCCAGCCGCTTCAGGCCCAGAAGCTTCAGGTGCGCCTCGCTGGCGCCGCGTGCGCCGACGATGGAGATCTCGGTCAGGGTGGGGACGTGGAACGCCGTCACCTTGACGGCATTGCCGACGCGGATGAATTCGAACAGCACTTCGCCCACATCGATATCGCCCGCCATCCCTCGTCCCGTTCCTCAGGGCAATTGCAACTCGTCGTCGCCCAGCGGCTGGAAATACGCCGCCACCGCCAGTTCGTCCACCTCGGCCAGGCTGGACGGAGTCCAGGCCGGCCGTTTGTCCTTATCTACGACCAGAGCCCGGATTCCCTCAAGGAAATCGTGCCCCAGCAGGAAATGCCAGGCGAGACGGAATTCCCGCCGGATCGCCTCGTCGAAGCCCAGGTCCCGCCCCTCGCGCAGCTGCCGGCTGGTCACCGCCAGGCTGAAGGGCGCGCGGCCCGACAAGTCCCATATGGTGTCCCAGGCCCATTGTCCGCCATCTCCGCGCAGCGCCTCGATGACGTCGGCTAGCCGGCGCGGGGCGAAACACCGTTCCAGACTGTCCACATGGCGGACCAGCGGCCCGTCGCCGGGCTCCTGGTGAAACCGCGCCAGGGTGGCGGCCACCGCGTCAGGGGGATCGGCGGATTGGGACGCCGCCACCAGGGCCGTGCGCAATTCGTCGAGGCGCCCGGAGGGCACGAAATGGGTGGCGATACCCGCCCACAGGGAATCGGCCGGGCCCAATTGCTTGCCGGTCAGGCCGAGATAGAGGCCCACGGAACCGGGGCAGCGGTTGAGGAACCAGGTGGCCCCCACGTCGGGAAAGAAGCCGATGCCGGTCTCGGGCAT includes:
- a CDS encoding enoyl-CoA hydratase/isomerase family protein, coding for MNGETVIGRDGRLGRILLNRPKVLNALSAAQYHDITRSLSGWEDDPDVSVVLIEGEGERAFCAGGDIRMVWDAAKRGDHGFNRDVFSTEYRLNRRIYRYPKPYVSLLDGICMGGGAGLSVNGGFRVATERTRFAMPETGIGFFPDVGATWFLNRCPGSVGLYLGLTGKQLGPADSLWAGIATHFVPSGRLDELRTALVAASQSADPPDAVAATLARFHQEPGDGPLVRHVDSLERCFAPRRLADVIEALRGDGGQWAWDTIWDLSGRAPFSLAVTSRQLREGRDLGFDEAIRREFRLAWHFLLGHDFLEGIRALVVDKDKRPAWTPSSLAEVDELAVAAYFQPLGDDELQLP